The proteins below come from a single Takifugu flavidus isolate HTHZ2018 chromosome 6, ASM371156v2, whole genome shotgun sequence genomic window:
- the LOC130527471 gene encoding uncharacterized protein LOC130527471, with amino-acid sequence MCARIILDPIENMQPPCVRHVAGVVKLLQKTAHLVMGHALTVLTTHSVVSLVSSAAFTMTSLRQTRMDKILTAPHITYTHEGINMADGIGEGEPHRCEKKVKKDEKIRVDLKAEPLKDPDEILFTDGCCFRHPQEGLKAAYAIVRKLEEDFEEVETGKITGKESAQLAELKAVIRALEISKGKKVTIYTDSAYVVGAIHLELCQWLQAGFNIASGSPIKHEAEMRQLAWTLMEPAEVAVVKCKGHSKENSLEGKGNEAADQAAKKAAGYKPSYNLLLVEKTVHEMLPRYDRERLGCDQEEASPHEKTVWKERGAVNVEGIWPGPDGRPVLPPGLVDAALEEARGLTHCGKPQMMRYLTHWWHPFLPAIVENYIRECSICTHFNVKSTIRPHEGKFSVAPMAGQEIIIDFTDMIDRVNGFRYLLVAVDAYTGWPEAVPVKAEDEKVLLNF; translated from the coding sequence atgtgtGCAAGGATAatactggaccccattgaaaacatgcagccaccatgtgtaaggcatgtagcaggggtagtaaaacttttacaaaaaacagcacatttagtgatgggtcatgctctgacagttcttacaacacatagtgtggtatcactggtcagctcagcagcattcaccatgacctcacttaggcagaccaggatggacaagattttaactgcaccacacataacatacacacatgaagggatcaatatggcagatggtataggagagggtgaaccacacagatgtgagaagaaagtgaagaaagatgaaaaaattagAGTAGATCTTAAagcggagccgttaaaggatccagatgaaatattatttacagacggctgttgtttcagacacccacaagaggggctgaaagctgcctatgcaatagttagaaaatTAGAAGAGGATTTTGAGGAAGtagaaacaggaaagataacaggtaaagagtcagcacaacttgcagaattgaaggcagttattagagcgttagaaatatcaaaaggaaagaaagtcactatttatacagattcagcatatgtagtgggagctatacacttagaactttgtcaatggttgcagGCTGGGTTTAACATAGCATCaggctctcctataaaacatgaagcagagatgaggcaattgGCATGGACACTCATGGAgccagcggaggtcgcagttgtaaagtgcaaaggtcacagcaaggagaactctttagagggaaaaggtaatgaggcggcagatcaggcagcaaagaaggcggcaggttataaaccaagttacaatttgttgttggtagagaaaacggttcatgaaatgcttccaagatacgacagggaaagacttggttgtgatcaagaagaagcttctccacatgaaaaaacagtttggaaggaaaggggggctgtgaatgttgaaggaatttggccgGGCCCAGACGgaagacctgttctcccgcccggtctggtagatgccgctctggaagaggcccgcggcctgacacactgcgggaaaccacaaatgatgcgGTATTtaacacattggtggcatccaTTCTTGCCAGCCATTGTAGAAAATTatatcagagaatgttcaatatgcacacactttaatgtaaaatcaacaattcgaccacatgagggaAAGTTTTCAGTTGCCCCtatggcagggcaagaaataaTTATAGATTTTACTGATATGATAGATagagtcaatgggttccgatacctcttggtggcagtggatgcatacactggctggccagaggcggttcctgtaaaagcagaagatgaaaaagtgttattaaatttttga